A part of Quatrionicoccus australiensis genomic DNA contains:
- the ribD gene encoding bifunctional diaminohydroxyphosphoribosylaminopyrimidine deaminase/5-amino-6-(5-phosphoribosylamino)uracil reductase RibD yields the protein MSFAAVDHGMMARALQLAERGLWTTSPNPRVGCVLVRDGEIVGEGWHEKAGEPHAEVHALRQAGEKAKGATAYVTLEPCSHYGRTPPCAEALIKAGVARVVAAMTDPNPLVAGKGLALLEAAGIATASGLLENEARELNIGFVSRMTRGRPWLRLKAAASLDGKTALNNGVSQWITGPQARLDGQRWRARACAVLTGIGTVRDDDPQLNVRDLPTSRQPLRVIVDSRLETPLTARILLGGPVLVAAAVDDLKKADLLRSTGAEVVILPNAAGKVELKDLLEELGRRGINEVHAEAGFKLNGSLLREGLVDELLLYLAPCLIGHDASGLFNLPALTTLAGKQQLQIRDLRQLGEDIRLLARPR from the coding sequence ATGAGTTTTGCCGCCGTCGACCACGGCATGATGGCGCGCGCCCTGCAACTGGCCGAGCGCGGCCTGTGGACGACTTCGCCCAATCCGCGCGTCGGCTGCGTGCTGGTCCGCGATGGCGAAATCGTCGGTGAAGGCTGGCACGAGAAGGCCGGCGAGCCGCATGCCGAGGTGCATGCCCTGCGCCAGGCGGGGGAAAAGGCCAAGGGGGCGACGGCTTACGTCACGCTTGAGCCGTGCAGTCATTACGGGCGCACGCCGCCCTGTGCCGAAGCCTTGATCAAGGCCGGTGTCGCGCGCGTTGTCGCGGCGATGACCGACCCCAATCCGCTGGTTGCCGGCAAAGGGCTGGCCCTGCTTGAGGCTGCGGGTATCGCAACCGCCAGCGGTTTGCTGGAAAACGAGGCGCGCGAACTGAACATCGGTTTCGTCTCGCGCATGACGCGCGGCCGGCCCTGGTTGCGCCTCAAGGCGGCGGCCAGCCTGGACGGCAAGACGGCGCTCAACAACGGCGTCAGCCAGTGGATCACCGGGCCGCAGGCGCGCCTTGACGGCCAGCGCTGGCGGGCGCGGGCCTGCGCCGTGCTGACCGGCATCGGCACGGTGCGCGACGACGATCCGCAACTCAATGTGCGCGACCTGCCGACGTCACGCCAGCCGTTGCGCGTGATCGTCGACAGCCGGCTGGAAACGCCGCTCACGGCGAGGATTCTGCTAGGCGGGCCAGTCCTGGTCGCGGCGGCGGTCGACGACCTGAAAAAGGCCGATTTGCTGCGGTCGACCGGTGCGGAAGTCGTGATTCTGCCCAACGCCGCCGGCAAAGTTGAACTCAAGGATTTGCTCGAAGAATTGGGTCGGCGCGGCATCAACGAAGTGCATGCCGAGGCCGGTTTCAAGCTCAATGGTTCATTGCTGCGCGAAGGTCTGGTCGACGAGTTGCTGCTCTACCTGGCGCCCTGCCTGATCGGCCACGATGCGAGCGGCCTGTTCAACCTGCCGGCACTGACTACGCTAGCCGGCAAGCAGCAGTTGCAGATTCGCGATCTACGTCAGCTCGGCGAAGATATTCGCCTGCTCGCGCGTCCCCGTTAG